Proteins from one Cryptomeria japonica chromosome 4, Sugi_1.0, whole genome shotgun sequence genomic window:
- the LOC131032191 gene encoding aluminum-activated malate transporter 14, translating to MATDANGECRVNITGDERSGRDVSQHRGLLRKVRIIPVKAKVVIAACCRKIWEVGVEDPRRIMHATKVALALSLVSLLFLLNPLFVEVGDNAIWAVMTVVVVLEFSAGATLSKGLNRGIGTGVAGFLGFFVCYLSEQVAQGEAIVVGSSMFVIGAIATYARFIPFIKRRYDYGVVVFLLTFSLITVSGYRVQNIFRMAYHRFSTILIGCGVCLVINLLIFPIWAGEDIHNATVKKFQLLAKSLQECVGEYFDGHHDEGNGDESEDFIYERFKSVLDSKATDESWATFASWEPGHGRFRYRHPWKQYVKIGVNLRYLTYSIVALHGCLRSEIRTPHSVRWVLKKPCTKVSEKAVKILGELSSSIQQMRRCDWESMMKELQLAVKDLNTALHDQPKLLLHSTRWPLLEKETKPGKNPEFDCCTKRKVLRRLVSWHGEGDDKKPNHERYSNTFRLCANCSNCVDERAMSRESVEFGEAVPLATFAWIVVEIVARLEHVVKAVEELATLANFKPCKPCPNQQALGPPSSCIANLSLRRPPENHVTSNYAD from the exons ATGGCGACTGATGCTAATGGCGAATGTAGAGTGAACATCACTGGTGATGAGCGAAGTGGCAGAGATGTGTCTCAACATAGAGGATTGCTCAGAAAAGTAAGAATAATACCTGTAAAAGCAAAAGTAGTTATAGCGGCTTGCTGCAGAAAGATATGGGAAGTTGGAGTAGAGGATCCAAGAAGGATTATGCATGCCACGAAAGTTGCTCTAGCATTGTCACTGGTTTCtcttttatttctcttgaatccaTTATTTGTTGAAGTGGGTGATAATGCAATTTGGGCAGTGATGACAGTCGTGGTTGTTCTGGAATTCAGTGCAG GGGCTACTTTAAGCAAGGGATTGAACAGAGGAATCGGGACTGGAGTGGCTGGGTTTCTCGGATTTTTCGTTTGTTACTTGTCAGAACAAGTAGCCCAAGGAGAGGCTATTGTAGTCGGCTCTTCCATGTTTGTTATCG GCGCAATTGCTACATATGCTCGCTTTATCCCCTTCATTAAAAGAAGATACGATTATGGAGTTGTGGTATTCCTACTGACATTCAGTCTCATAACAGTTTCTGGGTATCGAGTGCAAAACATATTCCGCATGGCGTACCATCGCTTCTCCACCATACTCATCGGATGTGGAGTGTGCCTCGTCATAAATTTACTCATTTTCCCCATCTGGGCTGGGGAGGATATTCACAACGCAACTGTAAAGAAATTTCAACTCCTGGCTAAATCTCTTCAGG AATGCGTTGGGGAATACTTTGATGGACACCATGATGAGGGAAACGGAGATGAATCAGAAGATTTCATATACGAAAGATTCAAATCTGTGTTGGATTCAAAGGCCACCGACGAGTCTTGG GCGACGTTTGCCAGCTGGGAGCCAGGACATGGCCGATTCCGATACCGACATCCGTGGAAGCAGTATGTGAAAATTGGAGTAAATCTTCGATATTTAACGTACTCTATTGTGGCATTGCACGGATGCCTGCGATCTGAGATTCGG ACTCCACATTCTGTTCGTTGGGTGTTGAAGAAGCCATGCACCAAGGTTAGCGAAAAAGCAGTAAAAATACTAGGAGAGCTGTCGAGCAGCATCCAACAGATGAGACGATGCGATTGGGAGTCGATGATGAAGGAACTGCAACTTGCAGTGAAGGATCTGAACACTGCCTTGCATGATCAGCCGAAGCTCTTATTACATTCAACAAGGTGGCCTCTTCTGGAAAAAGAGACCAAACCAGGCAAAAATCCAGAATTTGATTGCTGTACAAAGAGGAAAGTGTTGAGAAGATTGGTATCGTGGCATGGAGAAGGAGATGATAAAAAACCTAACCATGAGAGATACAGTAATACATTTCGCCTCTGTGCTAACTGTAGTAACTGTGTTGACGAAAGAGCAATGTCCAGGGAAAGTGTTGAATTTGGAGAAGCTGTTCCTTTGGCTACTTTTGCGTGGATAGTAGTGGAGATTGTAGCGAGACTTGAGCATGTGGTGAAAGCGGTGGAAGAGCTGGCCACGTTGGCAAACTTCAAGCCGTGTAAGCCTTGCCCAAACCAGCAAGCTTTAGGTCCTCCTTCCAGTTGTATCGCTAACCTGAGCTTGAGAAGACCACCAGAAAACCACGTTACAAGTAACTACGCTGATTGA